In Streptomyces sp. TLI_146, the genomic stretch CTCCTCCGGCTCGCTGAACCTACCCGTCCCGCGTATTCCGTCGACGGCCTTGACGAGCAACGTTTGCTGCCCGTCCAGGGGTTGTTTCGTCAGCGCGTCCAGGTTGAAAGGAGAGTCCGGCAACACCCGCCGGTACACCGCGGCGAAGGCTTCCGCCACTTCGGGCGGGAGCTGGAATACGTTCCAGAACGCCGCCAGTCGCCCGCCGGGCCGCAGCACTTCGGCGGCCTTCGCCGCCCCCGCGACCGGGTCCACCCAGTGCCAGGCCTGTCCGGCGACGACCGTGTCGAATTTCCGGCCGTCCGGATCCCATGCCTCGAACGTCGCCACCTCGACCTCGACCCCGAGTCGGCGTGCCACCTCGGCCATGCGCGCGTCGGGCTCGACCCCGAGCACCTCGCAGCCCGCCGCCCGGAACTGCCGGGCGACGATACCGGTGCCGCAGCCGACGTCCAGGACGCGGGCGCCCCGGGTGGCGAGCCGGTCGAGGAGGGCGTCCGGATAGCGGGGCCGCGCCCGGTCGTAACGCTCGGCATCGGAGCCGAACGACTCGGCGGCATCGCGCAGTTGATGGGCCTCGGGCCCGGGGGAACGCCGTCGCTCCGGCGGTAAAGTGGGCATGCGCCCACTATGGTGGGCACGTGCCCACTCGTCAACGGGCGGGCTCTGAGGAAGCGAGGGATGGGGATATGCCGACAGGCGTGGCCATGCGTGACGCGCGCCGGCAGCTGTTCGAGGCCGCCGAGCGCGTTCTGCTCCGGGGCGGCCCGAACGCGCTGACCAGCAGAGCGGTCACCGAGGAGGCGGGCTGCGCCAAGGGTGTGCTGCACCGCCACTTCGCCGATTTCGACGCGTTCCTCGTCGAGCTCGTACGGGACCGGGTCGGCCGGATCGGCCGCCAGTGCGACGCTCTGTGTGCGGCCGCCGGGACCGGCGCGGTCGCGGATCATCTCGCCGGTGCACTGACGGAG encodes the following:
- a CDS encoding bifunctional 2-polyprenyl-6-hydroxyphenol methylase/3-demethylubiquinol 3-O-methyltransferase UbiG, encoding MPTLPPERRRSPGPEAHQLRDAAESFGSDAERYDRARPRYPDALLDRLATRGARVLDVGCGTGIVARQFRAAGCEVLGVEPDARMAEVARRLGVEVEVATFEAWDPDGRKFDTVVAGQAWHWVDPVAGAAKAAEVLRPGGRLAAFWNVFQLPPEVAEAFAAVYRRVLPDSPFNLDALTKQPLDGQQTLLVKAVDGIRGTGRFSEPEEWRHDWEWFYTRDAWLDQVPTHGALTRLPPDKLAEILEGIGAAIDTVGDGFTMRYTTVAVTATRTAEVR